The Alosa sapidissima isolate fAloSap1 chromosome 8, fAloSap1.pri, whole genome shotgun sequence genome contains a region encoding:
- the znf366 gene encoding zinc finger protein 366 isoform X2 has protein sequence MDQRNSSPAAEVPGNKRETRSPKTIDLSHLSRALTLPSLLSPHSPPTLPLEMVDLSRLHLQRALARYDAPVQVKQEMVKPMPLWPSSPLLLTRSPLSSPYLSPLPPSMLPFPFYLPGPLMHLPPRALHPGQAFRYDRVEEEGSSGRRGLAPVERPTVHIDESYLVEVGDGQRRWQCRVCDKSYTSKYNLVTHVLGHRGIKPHGCPMCGKLFKQLSHLHTHLLTHQGARPHKCQVCQRAFTQTSHLKRHMLQHSAVKPHSCGVCGRGFAYPSELRAHRAKHERGRENVCVECGLDFATLAQLKRHLTGHRGPVSYSCTECHKTFQYPSQLQNHMMKHSDVRPHICSECGMEFVQSHHLKQHVLTHKLCGKEFNRMHNLLGHMHLHSDSKPFKCLYCPSKFTLKGNLTRHMKVKHGIMDRGLDARVFRRRNRLCLSTQLGLLARFSQDEPFDLSRKTQPVATIRLSQSDGESVRGSSCQEEDEDSLCRLSQCSPEPYQLEGEPPAGALEDVLEESPRVLPEEPAEHQETEEDMEPDDDEDEEEDEEEREAVCDDFERRSEKQQQLCADSEQFEYGRRYCGSPQTSASSVQDQGLYDDKTYRGSDISCE, from the exons ATGGACCAGCGGAACTCCTCCCCTGCTGCCGAGGTGCCTGGCAACAAACGGGAGACCAGAAGCCCCAAAACCATTGACCTCTCCCACCTCTCCCGTGCCCTGACCCTGCCCTCCCTGCTCTCCCCCCACTCACCCCCCACACTGCCCCTGGAGATGGTGGACCTGAGCCGGCTGCACCTGCAGCGCGCCCTGGCCAGGTACGACGCACCTGTGCAGGTGAAGCAGGAGATGGTGAAGCCCATGCCTCTGTGGCCTTCTTCTCCCCTGCTCCTGACCAGGtcgcccctctcctctccataccTGTCCCCTCTTCCCCCCAGCATGCTCCCGTTCCCCTTCTACCTGCCCGGCCCGCTGATGCACCTGCCCCCGCGTGCCCTCCACCCCGGCCAAGCCTTCAGGTATGACCgcgtggaggaggagggctcCAGCGGCCGGCGGGGTTTGGCACCCGTGGAGCGTCCCACCGTCCACATCGACGAGAGCTACCTGGTGGAGGTGGGCGATGGGCAGAGGCGCTGGCAGTGCCGCGTGTGCGACAAGTCGTACACCTCCAAGTACAACCTGGTGACGCACGTGCTGGGCCACCGCGGCATCAAGCCCCACGGCTGCCCGATGTGCGGCAAGCTCTTCAAGCAGCTGAGCCACCTGCACACGCACCTGCTCACGCACCAGGGCGCGCGCCCGCACAAGTGCCAGGTGTGCCAGCGGGCCTTCACGCAGACCAGCCACCTGAAGCGCCACATGCTGCAGCACAGCGCCGTCAAGCCCCACAGCTGCGGCGTATGCGGCCGCGGCTTCGCCTACCCCAGCGAGCTGCGCGCCCACAGGGCCAAGCACGAGCGCGGGCGCGAGAACGTCTGCGTGGAGTGCGGCCTGGACTTTGCCACGCTGGCGCAGCTGAAGCGCCACCTGACCGGGCACCGCGGGCCCGTCTCCTACAGCTGCACCGAGTGCCACAAGACCTTCCAGTACCCCAGCCAGCTGCAGAACCACATGATGAAGCACAGCGACGTGCGGCCACACATCTGCAGCGAGTGCGGCATGGAGTTCGTGCAGTCACATCACCTCAAGCAGCACGTGCTGACCCACAAG cTGTGTGGGAAGGAGTTTAACCGCATGCACAACCTGCTGGGCCACATGCACCTGCATTCGGACAGCAAGCCCTTCAAGTGCCTCTACTGCCCCAGCAAGTTCACGCTGAAGGGGAACCTCACGCGGCACATGAAGGTCAAACACGGCATCATGGACCGGGGGCTTGATGCTCGAG TGTTCCGACGGCGTAATCGACTTTGTCTCTCCACCCAGCTGGGTCTGCTGGCCAGGTTTAGCCAGGACGAGCCCTTTGACCTCTCCAGGAAGACCCAGCCCGTGGCAACGATCCGTCTGTCTCAGTCGGACGGTGAGAGTGTGCGCGGCAGCTCGTGtcaggaggaggacgaggacagCCTGTGCCGCCTCAGCCAGTGCAGCCCGGAGCCCTACCAGCTGGAGGGGGAGCCGCCCGCAGGGGCCCTGGAGGACGTTCTGGAGGAGTCTCCACGGGTTCTACCTGAAGAACCGGCAGAGCATCAGGAAACAGAGGAAGATATGGAacctgatgatgatgaagatgaagaggaagatgaagaagagagggaggctgTTTGTGATGACTTTGAGAGAAGAAgtgagaagcagcagcagctgtgtgCAGATAGTGAGCAGTTTGAGTATGGGCGGCGTTATTGCGGCAGTCCCCAGACCTCAGCCTCCTCTGTCCAGGACCAGGGACTCTATGATGACAAGACTTACAGGGGTTCAGATATAAGCTGTGAATGA
- the znf366 gene encoding zinc finger protein 366 isoform X1, with protein sequence MDQRNSSPAAEVPGNKRETRSPKTIDLSHLSRALTLPSLLSPHSPPTLPLEMVDLSRLHLQRALARYDAPVQVKQEMVKPMPLWPSSPLLLTRSPLSSPYLSPLPPSMLPFPFYLPGPLMHLPPRALHPGQAFRYDRVEEEGSSGRRGLAPVERPTVHIDESYLVEVGDGQRRWQCRVCDKSYTSKYNLVTHVLGHRGIKPHGCPMCGKLFKQLSHLHTHLLTHQGARPHKCQVCQRAFTQTSHLKRHMLQHSAVKPHSCGVCGRGFAYPSELRAHRAKHERGRENVCVECGLDFATLAQLKRHLTGHRGPVSYSCTECHKTFQYPSQLQNHMMKHSDVRPHICSECGMEFVQSHHLKQHVLTHKGVKEHKCRICGREFTLLANMKRHVLIHTNVRAYQCHLCYKSFVQKQTLKAHMIVHSNIKPYKCKLCGKEFNRMHNLLGHMHLHSDSKPFKCLYCPSKFTLKGNLTRHMKVKHGIMDRGLDARVFRRRNRLCLSTQLGLLARFSQDEPFDLSRKTQPVATIRLSQSDGESVRGSSCQEEDEDSLCRLSQCSPEPYQLEGEPPAGALEDVLEESPRVLPEEPAEHQETEEDMEPDDDEDEEEDEEEREAVCDDFERRSEKQQQLCADSEQFEYGRRYCGSPQTSASSVQDQGLYDDKTYRGSDISCE encoded by the exons ATGGACCAGCGGAACTCCTCCCCTGCTGCCGAGGTGCCTGGCAACAAACGGGAGACCAGAAGCCCCAAAACCATTGACCTCTCCCACCTCTCCCGTGCCCTGACCCTGCCCTCCCTGCTCTCCCCCCACTCACCCCCCACACTGCCCCTGGAGATGGTGGACCTGAGCCGGCTGCACCTGCAGCGCGCCCTGGCCAGGTACGACGCACCTGTGCAGGTGAAGCAGGAGATGGTGAAGCCCATGCCTCTGTGGCCTTCTTCTCCCCTGCTCCTGACCAGGtcgcccctctcctctccataccTGTCCCCTCTTCCCCCCAGCATGCTCCCGTTCCCCTTCTACCTGCCCGGCCCGCTGATGCACCTGCCCCCGCGTGCCCTCCACCCCGGCCAAGCCTTCAGGTATGACCgcgtggaggaggagggctcCAGCGGCCGGCGGGGTTTGGCACCCGTGGAGCGTCCCACCGTCCACATCGACGAGAGCTACCTGGTGGAGGTGGGCGATGGGCAGAGGCGCTGGCAGTGCCGCGTGTGCGACAAGTCGTACACCTCCAAGTACAACCTGGTGACGCACGTGCTGGGCCACCGCGGCATCAAGCCCCACGGCTGCCCGATGTGCGGCAAGCTCTTCAAGCAGCTGAGCCACCTGCACACGCACCTGCTCACGCACCAGGGCGCGCGCCCGCACAAGTGCCAGGTGTGCCAGCGGGCCTTCACGCAGACCAGCCACCTGAAGCGCCACATGCTGCAGCACAGCGCCGTCAAGCCCCACAGCTGCGGCGTATGCGGCCGCGGCTTCGCCTACCCCAGCGAGCTGCGCGCCCACAGGGCCAAGCACGAGCGCGGGCGCGAGAACGTCTGCGTGGAGTGCGGCCTGGACTTTGCCACGCTGGCGCAGCTGAAGCGCCACCTGACCGGGCACCGCGGGCCCGTCTCCTACAGCTGCACCGAGTGCCACAAGACCTTCCAGTACCCCAGCCAGCTGCAGAACCACATGATGAAGCACAGCGACGTGCGGCCACACATCTGCAGCGAGTGCGGCATGGAGTTCGTGCAGTCACATCACCTCAAGCAGCACGTGCTGACCCACAAG GGAGTGAAGGAGCACAAGTGTCGGATCTGTGGGCGCGAGTTCACCCTGCTCGCCAACATGAAGCGCCACGTGCTGATTCACACCAACGTGCGCGCCTACCAGTGCCACCTGTGCTATAAGAGCTTCGTGCAGAAGCAGACGCTCAAGGCCCACATGATCGTGCACTCAAACATTAAGCCCTACAAGTGCAAG cTGTGTGGGAAGGAGTTTAACCGCATGCACAACCTGCTGGGCCACATGCACCTGCATTCGGACAGCAAGCCCTTCAAGTGCCTCTACTGCCCCAGCAAGTTCACGCTGAAGGGGAACCTCACGCGGCACATGAAGGTCAAACACGGCATCATGGACCGGGGGCTTGATGCTCGAG TGTTCCGACGGCGTAATCGACTTTGTCTCTCCACCCAGCTGGGTCTGCTGGCCAGGTTTAGCCAGGACGAGCCCTTTGACCTCTCCAGGAAGACCCAGCCCGTGGCAACGATCCGTCTGTCTCAGTCGGACGGTGAGAGTGTGCGCGGCAGCTCGTGtcaggaggaggacgaggacagCCTGTGCCGCCTCAGCCAGTGCAGCCCGGAGCCCTACCAGCTGGAGGGGGAGCCGCCCGCAGGGGCCCTGGAGGACGTTCTGGAGGAGTCTCCACGGGTTCTACCTGAAGAACCGGCAGAGCATCAGGAAACAGAGGAAGATATGGAacctgatgatgatgaagatgaagaggaagatgaagaagagagggaggctgTTTGTGATGACTTTGAGAGAAGAAgtgagaagcagcagcagctgtgtgCAGATAGTGAGCAGTTTGAGTATGGGCGGCGTTATTGCGGCAGTCCCCAGACCTCAGCCTCCTCTGTCCAGGACCAGGGACTCTATGATGACAAGACTTACAGGGGTTCAGATATAAGCTGTGAATGA